A portion of the Corynebacterium jeikeium genome contains these proteins:
- a CDS encoding YlxR family protein — protein MTTSRVLNPNSTTHTPAPTRTCIATKQRHNCSELLRIVATTRSDGSVAVVADPHRRMQGRGAWITPTLKAWEIADKRRAFGRALKVSTQVDAFPVKQFIATHYEAAEGFAPADDVRVAKQGGRKNDNRKT, from the coding sequence ATGACGACTTCGCGGGTGCTAAACCCGAATTCGACAACTCATACGCCTGCACCCACACGTACCTGTATTGCAACTAAGCAGCGCCACAATTGCTCGGAGCTGCTACGCATTGTCGCCACCACCCGTTCAGATGGCTCAGTAGCCGTCGTTGCTGATCCGCATCGTCGGATGCAGGGGCGAGGTGCCTGGATCACCCCAACACTAAAGGCTTGGGAGATCGCCGACAAGCGCCGTGCATTTGGCCGCGCACTGAAGGTATCTACGCAGGTAGATGCGTTTCCGGTTAAACAGTTTATCGCCACGCACTACGAAGCGGCGGAGGGTTTCGCCCCCGCTGACGATGTGCGTGTCGCTAAGCAGGGAGGCAGGAAAAATGACAACAGAAAGACCTGA